From the Chitinispirillales bacterium ANBcel5 genome, the window CTTTTTAAGCAAAGAAATCATGGCAGAGAACAAATCATTTTGAATAAACTTGGAGAATTTCAGGTGATTTTTGGAAAACAGGCTGCCGGGAGACTAAAAAACAAGTTGCTTGTTTCCTATCCGGGTGCAAATTAATACCACAAAAAAAATAACTGTTAAGAGAATCGGTCGCTTAATGCAATGTTAAACCTTCCTTAAGCTGCTCATTTATTTTACCCTTCTTTCGATCAGAATATTCTTTCTTTTAGAGGTGACATTTTTTTAATTGAATAATGTATATTAGAAAAATTGTTTTTTTAGCGAATAACCTTAACAGGAAAATCGATGAATCAGAGCATAAGAAAAAAATCCGCATTCGAGCTTAACCATCTTAGTGAAATTGCTGAACTGGCGTATCAGAAAAACAAAATCGAGCAGCAATTATACCAAAAATATAACGTTAAACGTGGGCTTCGAAATGCAGATGGAACCGGTGTTCTGGTTGGACTTACAAAAATTGGTGATGTGCATGGGTATATTCTCGATGAAAATGAGAAGGTACCGGTTGAGGGCAGGCTCAGGTACCGTGGCATAGATATAAAGGAGATTATTGAGGGGTGCCGCCGTGAAAACAGGCCCGGCTTTAATGAAGTGATCTATCTTCTTCTTTTTGGAAATTTGCCAAACAGGGATCAGCTTGAGCATTTTAAGGAGATGCTTGGGGCATGCAGAGATCTGCCCAATGGGTTCACCGAAAATATGATCCTTAAAGCTCCCAGTCGCAATATCATGAACAAACTGGCACGTTCTGTTCTTGCCTGTTACTCCTATGATGAAAATCCTGATGATTTAAGTATAGAAAACGTGCTGCGTCAAAGCATTGAACTTATCGCCCGTTTTCCTACTCTGGTGTCTTATGCTTACCAGGCAAAATGTCACTACTATGATGGAAAGAGTCTGGTTATTCATAAACCACAGCCAGAGTTAAGCACTGCTGAGAACATTCTCCACATGATTAGGCCAGACTCTTGCTATACTCAGCTTGAGGCAGAGACACTTGATCTTTGTCTTATAATACATGCTGAGCATGGGGGGGGTAACAACAGTGCGTTTGCGCTTCACGTTGTTTCCTCATCTGACACCGACACCTACTCCGCAATAGCTGCTGCTGTTGGTGCCATGAAAGGTCCTAAGCACGGTGGGGCAAATATTTATGTGGCAGATATGATGGAGGAGATAAAGCAGCAGGTAAAGGACTGGAAAGATGAAGATGAGATAAGTGCTTATCTCTCTAAAATTCTTAATAAAGAAGCTTTTGATCGTACCGGACTTATTTATGGAATGGGGCATGCAGTGTACACGCTTAGTGACCCCCGTACTATGGTGTTAAAGGGTAAAGCTGAGGAACTTGCAAGAGCAAAGAACCGGGAGGATGAGTTTGAACTCTTCAGGACTGTGGAACGTCTGGCTCCGGAAGTATTTGCACAATTTAAGGGAAGAAGGCATCTTGCTGCAAATGTCGATTTCTATTCCGGATTTGTGTATAATACCTTAAACATCCCCAAGGAACTGTATACACCTATATTTGCTATCTCAAGGATAGCCGGCTGGTCTGCGCATAGAATTGAAGAAATAGTCAGCGGTGGAAAGATAATCAGGCCTGCCTATAAGAGTGTATCTGCCAAAAAACCTTTTACACCTATTGATCAAAGATAGTTTGATCGACTATAGTGACTCCTGTTGTCATCATCGCCCAAAACATTGTAAACCCCTGTTGTATTTATAACTGCCGCCCCTGCTGCAATGTTATTATTGATCAAAGTGTCTTTGAGTGTTGGCCGGTTAGAGAATATGGAACAGTTGTTGAATATCAGTAATTAAAAAGTTAAGGGTATGTTTAGTGTTGAGAAACGGGCTGAATCTATGGCCCTTAGCTCTAATGCTATGGATAAAATAACAGGGGAGTAGTATATTAAAAAAAGCCATAGTTTGAATCGGTATTTCGTTTCACCAGTGCATAGGGATTTCTTAAAGTGATTATGGAAAAATTAACGGGAGAATACGAAGGGGTGAAAAATTATATACTCGATACTACAGTTCTTCTCTATGATGCTCAGGCACTCTTTAATTTTAGAAAAAACAATGTGATTATCCCTATCACTGTTATAGAGGACATCGATCATTTTAAAAAAGAGGTTAGTGAGATCGGCAGAAGTGCCCGGCAGACCTCAAGAATACTCGATACTCTAAGAAACAGAGCCAATCTCTCTACCGGTGTGAAGCTTGAAAATGGTGGGATGCTGTTTGTTAAAACCGGTGCAGGATCAACCTTCAGAAAACTTCCCGATGAACTAAGGGAGCGTAGCAGAGATAACCTGATACTGGCTATAGCGCTTCAGGTAAAAGAACAATCGGATAAACCGGCTATATTCGTATCTAAGGATATCAATCTTCGTATAAAGGCTGATGCTCTGGGGCTTGATGCAGAAGACTATGAATCGGACAAGGTAGATATCGAGGAGCTTTATCCCGGGTTCAAAAATATTGAGGTATCCGGTAATACAATTTCCCGGTTTGTGGAAAATGGTTTTTGTTCTTTGGAAGAAAAACTTCTCCCTAACCAGTATGTTTCCCTTATTTCCCAGCAGGATTCTCAGTTATCATACCCGGGACGTTTTGATGCCCTGGAGGAGAAAGTAGTGAGCGTTTCTCCTGAAAACAGGGAAGGGGGGTGGAGGATCACTCCAAGAAACAGAGAACAGGCATTTGCAATGGATGCCCTCTTAAATGACGAAATTCAGCTTGTTACACTCGTCGGTAAGGCCGGTACCGGTAAAACGCTTCTTGCCGTAGCTGCATCTCTGTTTAAAACAGTAGATGAAAATATCTACAGTCGTATTCTGGTTTCCCGGCCAACTCTGCCGCTGGGCAAAGACATAGGGTACCTTCCGGGTACTGTTGAAGAGAAGCTTACTCCCTGGATGTACCCGATAGTGGATAATGTTGAACTTTTAATGAGAAAAGACAGCAAGTCTTCACGGCAGAGTCGTGGTTTTCGCGAACTGGTTGAAATGGGTATCCTTATTGTCGAACCCCTTACCTATATCAGAGGGCGTTCTATTCATAATCAATACCTTATAATAGACGAAGCACAAAATCTCACACCACATGAAATCAAAACCATCATTACCCGGGTGGGGGAAGGCACAAAAATCGTGGTTACCGGAGATCCCTACCAGATCGATAACCCCTATATCGACTCTTCAAGTAACGGACTTTCCTATGTGGTTGAAAAGTTTAAAAAACAGGATGTGGCTGCGCATGTAACTCTCACCAGAGGTGAACGGTCCCGCCTTTCTGAGCTTGCTGCCAATTTGCTCTGAACACTGTTTGGGAGTAAGTGGTATAAGCTCACTTATAATTTTACCCCTGAGTCTTTGTTTGTTGTTCTTTCTGCTCCCCCCAAAAAAAACCGACCACTGCTATATGTAGGGGTTTATTATCCAGTGTCTACTTAATTTAAGACCATTTATTCTCTCTTTTACTTATTTACCCAAAAAAGACTACCTGAAATCTTAGTAAATTATTAATTTCAAGTAGTATAGTTGATCGATTTCTCTGTTTTGGGGAATATATGAAACATATCATTGTAATTTTAGCGCTTTGCGCCATAGTGAACGGCGGTGTGCGCAAGGAAATTTTTGGAGAATTATCGGGGGTATATCCTGCAGGGGATTACTTTGTTACTGGTACAATATATGTGCTTAGAGGAAAAACCTTGCATTTTGAAGCCGGTAGCAGACTCTACTTTGAGCAGTTCTCAGGAGTAACGGTGTTTGGAACTTTGATTCTTGAGGGCAGTGATGAGCAGCCGGTAACATTAACTTCAGCTCAGAAACTACCCGAACGACGACAGACTCCCGAGTCTTTTGACTGGAACGGGGTAGAGTTAAACGCTGATGCGGTGTTAATGAATGCCGAAAATACCATTATTACCCACAGTGTTTTTGGGTTTAATATCAAATCACATCAAACACCCGTAAGTCTGACCAATGTGCAGTTTGATAATATTGGGTATGCAAGTGTAGTACGGGATGGAAAGATTGTCACGCTTCTTCCTGAGAAACCGTATAGTAACCAGTGGAATATAAGCTCTGGTGATTAGAGCTACCGGCGACTCTAAAGAGGAGTCTGTTCGGGCAAATGCAGCAAGGGGAGCAAGCGGTGGAAAATTATACACAATCAGATACGAGAGATATACATGAATAAACTGAATCTTACTGTAGTCATCCTCTCTCTTTTATTTGCTAATACCTTCGCACTTACTGATCAGGAGATTGAATATTACCGGAATCAGGGCTTTTACGTTATAGAAAACAGTTTTCCATCAACTGTGACTCACGGTGTGTATTTGGTCACAAACGATTTAGAGATCGCACCTGGTGAGCGTGTTGAAGTTGAGCCGGGCACACTGATTCTTTTTATGAAAAACGCCGCTCTTAAGGTGAAGGGAACACTTATATGCCGTGCTACTCCACGCTCTACGGTCACCTTTTCTTCACTTCCTGCTCAAAGCTATAAAGAGCCTGTATCTAACGACGATGAGGTGATGTGGAGAGGAATAAAGGCCTTTGAAAATTCGACCATTGATATTCGTTACTGTAACATAAATGGTGCACTGGTAGGGGTTGAGCTTACATCACAGAACCTCTCCTTTGAATCAGAGATGGTTAATTTCAGGTACAATTTTTTAAATCTGGTGGTTTCTGATGTAATAGCTCCGGTAAAAGACGGGCAGTTTACCTCTGTTTCTCTGGGGCCAGACGACATACCCGATTATATCGCTTCCATAGAAGACTACAAATATGCAACGGATGTTTTTGATCTGTTTGCTGTTGAAGAGCAAAAGAGAAACAGACGTTCAAAACTCAGACGAGTCAGTATTATTTCTGCAACCACGGGAGCTGCGATCACCGCAGCATCATTTGCAGCATTTGGCTACTTTAATAACCAGTATAACAATTCAACCGATCGCTCCAAATTTAGCCCATCTCAAGTCGATTTGTATGAAAGAAGAAGACAACAGAGCTTTGATGCCGGGTTGGCAAGTGCGGTGTTCACCGCGGTCGCTGTTTCAATGATATTTTTTACAATTGAGTACTGATATTCTTTGTGAATATAGAATACCTACATAAGGAGATGAAAGATGCATAAGAACCAGATCACGGTTTATCTCTTTTCGGCCCTATTTCTGGTTTTTTTACGCTGCGCATTGGATGTGACAAACCCTGTTTCCAGTAATTATGAGGGAGATTATAAATTCGAAATCACAACGGAACTTGAAAATGAAAATGGTACCATTTTTACCCCCTACACGATCATAGTAAATAATCTTGGAGAAGATCAGTTTCTTCACTTTTTACTTACCACCGAGAAAAATGGCGTATTAAAAAAGGATACCATTTCACTTAATGATTCTGCCACAGTTACCTTCGTAAAAGAGTATGATGGGCAATTAAAAGTGACAGGTGTACGCCCAAACGATAAAACACTTACAGAAACGATAGATATATCGATCATTAATTCTATTTTTATTAGTGGGCCGGATTCCAGTAGCAGATCGGTATCCAGTGACACAGGGAAAATTGAATTCTTTGTGAATTTCAGTGAAGAATCAGAACTAAGCGACATGTTTATAGACTGGTATGTTAATGACTCTCTGGCACAAAACCTCAAAATTACCCAACCATTCACCTTTTATGCAGAAGAGGAAGGTGATTTTACAATTGTCGCGAAGTTTTCAGATTACGATTTAATAATCACCAATACACTTAGTGTGAGAAAAAATCAGCCTGTGTTAACATGCAGGGACAAACGAATTGTCTCGATGCCGGGGCAGACCATAACACTTACTGCTCCATTTGAAATAGAAGAGGGTACACCACACCTTTATCATTGGGAAAACAAGTCCGGAAATATAGATACAACTACTACAACCGATACACTATTCATTGTTTTTGATGATCCGGGAGAGTATAAAATAGATGTATGGTTTAGTGAAGAGAATAACGTTAACAGCCAGGCTTGTGTAATAGAGGTTGTTATCAATCAACCGGGTATACCAGTTATCGAAAGTATTAAAATCGATGCACCTGATTCGATATTCGTTCACAGTAAGAGTAAAATAAATATAGAAGCATCAGATAAAGATGGTAGTGTTGAGTGGCTGTATATGGCCAGAGATACTACCCGGGAAAGTGTATTAGACAGTATAAAAACTACCGGGGAAACGGTAGATACATTTTTCGTTCATATCTTTGAGGAGTATGACGTAAATGAGTTGTACTTTTGGGTAATAGATGATGAAAGTAACCGTTCACGAATAGAAAAGAGAGAATTCAATGTACGCAAAGGTAAACCGGTGATAGATACTGCCTGGATTGAAAGAGATACCATTTTCAGGGGGGATAAGGTAAAGCTCCATGTCTCTGCAATCAGTATAAATGGAACGGTTGAGGAAATACGGGTAGATTTGGCGCAAAATGATGCTCAGATCCAAAAAGTATCTGATTCGGTGTTTACAATTGTACCCCAGTCAGATGGCATCTGTACTCTGATTGTATATGCAGTTGATGAGCATGGATTTGAATCTCTAAAGGATACCACGTTACTTACTGTACTACCGGCGGATCCTCGTATCGATAGCCTGAGGCTTGTTACACCTGCCGATACTCTTTTTGCAGGTGAGAAACTTTTGGTCGTTTTGAGCGCTTCAGATCCTGATAACCTTCTTGATAGCGTCACAGTGTGGATATCAAAGGATGGTGAAGAAAGACGAAGAACACGAGAGGTTTTAGAAAACTCTGCAGAAGTTGAATTCCACTTTAGAACGGTCTCCGATACCGGAAAATGGGTGATCAGTGCCAAAGCAGTAAACAGTAAAGGGTATGAGTCAGAGGTAAAAAGAGACTCTGTTTTGGTTGAACCGGGATATCCGGTTATCCGTTCCATAAAACCGGATATCCCGGTGTGGGTTCTTGATCCTGTGGAAATTGTTATTGATGCCTACGATAACAGTGAAGTTGAGCGGTATTGGGTAAGTATTGATGGTGGAACAACCTGGAAGGAATCGGAATCCGGAACAAATTCTGTTTTGTTGGAGAATGGTTTTCCACTAACAGAGGATGATACTACCTACCTGGATGTATTGGTTAGGGTTAGGGATGATATGGGTTTAGAGGCAGAGAGGGAGTTTAAGCTCGAGGTACTGCTCGGTGTGCCAAAGCTTGAGGGATTCGTTTCCGGAGCAGGCGCTGAGAAGGATACATTTTTTGTGGTGGTGGATACTGGAGCCGGAACGTATCCGCTTCATGAGTTAGGCGCACGCGCTTTAGTAGGTGAAATAGAGCAGTATTACTGGAGCTTTGAAGAGTCGTTTGATACATCCGTTGCACAGAGTAGTTCTGATCCCGTTATTGAGATAGACGTAGCGGATAGTGTGATAAATGACAAAGCAGCTACCATGTGGATCTACGCCCGTGACAGTCGTGGTATACTGGGAGGCGGGGAGTTTGTGGTTGTGGCGGATAGTGTGCCGCCGGCACCAAGTCATTTTGATCGTGAAATAGTCGAAAATTCTGTTGTTCTGAAATGGAATGCTGTTCAGGACGCCTATGATGGGCCGGATACCCGTGTTCAGATCTATGTAAAGGAGGGCATATCTGGGGAGCCCGACAGAGCATTATTTGATGAAGATAATTTACCAACCCTTGGTGATGGGACTTTTGGTACAGAAACGGTGGCAGGTTATGACTACTTCACCTATAAATTTGAAGCTTCGTTTACCGGACCTGGTCGCTGGCGGGTGGTGCTCGAGGATGCCAGAGGTAGTAGAACTCCGGGTACAGATGTAGTTTCGCTTACAGCGCCTTAGTAACGTGATGTCAGATCATAATTAACTGATCTGACATCAGCAAAACCTTCAAGAGTGTACAATACCGAATACGATGAACGGTATATGTGGGATTGGGAATATCCCGCGCTTTCAGCGCTTGGGTTCATTTACGCACCTTCACCCGGGGCTGCGCCAGCGGACTGGCTTACCCCGGGCTATTATATTTCGCGCTTTCAGCGCTCCGGAAGGGGATTTGGCAGCAAGGTTCCGTTATATATATTTCGCTTCTTCAGCGCTCCGGAAGGGGATTTGGCAGCAAGGTTCCGTTATATATATTTCGCTTCTTCAGCGCTCCGGAAGGGGATTTGGCAGCAAGGTTCCGTTATATATATTTCGCGTCTTCAGCGCTCCGGAAGGGGTTTTGGCAGCAAGGTTCCGTTATATATATTTCGCGCCTTCAGCGCTCCGGAAGGGGATTTGGCAGCAATGTTCCATTCTATAGATTTCGCGCCTTCAGCGCTCCGGAAGGGGATTTGACAGCAATGTTCCATTCTATAGATTTCGCGCCTTCAGCGCTCCGGAAGGGGTTTTTCGGTAGCAAGGTTCCGTTCTATAAATTTCGCACCTTCAACGCATCTTAATTGGATATTCGGCAGCTAAGGTTCCAGTCTATTAAAACCGTATCTTCGACGCTTCGCAATGGTAATTCAAATTTCACGTTTTCAGTGCTTTGGAAGGACAATTAAGGCAGCAAGGCTATTTACTCTTTCTTTAGCCCTGATAAGGGCGTGATTTAAAAGCCCAGGGTAAGACGGTCTTCCGTCGCGGCCCTGGGTCGAGTGGGCGAAAAATTCCTCAAGCCCTGAAGGGGCGTGATACCCTGAGATGGAGGTTCTGCCGTAAGCTGTGGAATCAAGGAGGTTGAAATGTCGATTCAGGTATTTTCGCGCTGTTTATTCAACCCCGCGTATTAACCTTTTAATCTTCAATCTCCAAACACCTTTTCAGGATTCCACCACCGTATAAAACCCCGGTCGTTTTCTTACCACAAACCGCTTACCTCGTCCATTGGTTACCGTTTCTGATCGGTCACAGTGTGACACACAATCATCGTCACAGAGGCGCTTTCCGCATCCGGAGATATTTCTTATAAGACATTGACGGGAAGTCATGAGTGCTCGTTTTAGATTTAGGGCACTCCATAATTCAATGTGTGGTGGAATCGCTACTGCTCCACGCTCCTTTTTAGAAAACTCAGGAGAAAGAAACACTCCGCAAAACCCCTCTATGGACATCAGTGCCCTAACAGCATAGGAATTTACTATGTTAAAGCCTGGCCCGGCTATCCACTCTATACCCATTTTGGAAGCTTCGTGTGCGATGCCACTGTTATCAGTGACAATACGTCTTCCATCAAGCATTTTTAGCAGTTCTTTAGCCCTGCTAAAATCTGTTCCAATGAGTATGGAGCTGAATAAAGGGGTAATACCCTGATTACTATTAATCATTTCTGCTGTTTTAGCTACATTACCAATTCTGTGTGGAAGCACAAGGATGGTTGCATCACTGTCCTTTTTCAAATGGAAACCGGCCGAAATATCATCAATAAAGAAAGCCTTTTTCGCTCTCTTATCATTGAATGCAGCGTGCGCAACGGGTGGAACAGTAAACCGTGAAGAATCTATTGTTACACCACTGAGCTTCCCGACAGCTTCACATCTAAGCCGGTTCAGTTCTTTTTGGGGGATAAAACAATTGGGCGCAAGCTCCTGCAGATCAAGTTCACCCAGAACAAACTTGCTTGCCCCGAGTCGTGAGAACTGAGAAAAGAGAATTTCCCGGTCAAGGGGCCTTTTTGACGCTTCCGACAGAGGCACCTTTGAATAAAGGGTAACGCTTTCCTTTGGAGTTGTAAATACTGCTTTTAGATTAGTACCAGTGGTGCCCGACACACTGATCTTCAGAGGCACTCTCGTC encodes:
- a CDS encoding citrate/2-methylcitrate synthase, whose product is MNQSIRKKSAFELNHLSEIAELAYQKNKIEQQLYQKYNVKRGLRNADGTGVLVGLTKIGDVHGYILDENEKVPVEGRLRYRGIDIKEIIEGCRRENRPGFNEVIYLLLFGNLPNRDQLEHFKEMLGACRDLPNGFTENMILKAPSRNIMNKLARSVLACYSYDENPDDLSIENVLRQSIELIARFPTLVSYAYQAKCHYYDGKSLVIHKPQPELSTAENILHMIRPDSCYTQLEAETLDLCLIIHAEHGGGNNSAFALHVVSSSDTDTYSAIAAAVGAMKGPKHGGANIYVADMMEEIKQQVKDWKDEDEISAYLSKILNKEAFDRTGLIYGMGHAVYTLSDPRTMVLKGKAEELARAKNREDEFELFRTVERLAPEVFAQFKGRRHLAANVDFYSGFVYNTLNIPKELYTPIFAISRIAGWSAHRIEEIVSGGKIIRPAYKSVSAKKPFTPIDQR
- a CDS encoding PhoH family protein: MEKLTGEYEGVKNYILDTTVLLYDAQALFNFRKNNVIIPITVIEDIDHFKKEVSEIGRSARQTSRILDTLRNRANLSTGVKLENGGMLFVKTGAGSTFRKLPDELRERSRDNLILAIALQVKEQSDKPAIFVSKDINLRIKADALGLDAEDYESDKVDIEELYPGFKNIEVSGNTISRFVENGFCSLEEKLLPNQYVSLISQQDSQLSYPGRFDALEEKVVSVSPENREGGWRITPRNREQAFAMDALLNDEIQLVTLVGKAGTGKTLLAVAASLFKTVDENIYSRILVSRPTLPLGKDIGYLPGTVEEKLTPWMYPIVDNVELLMRKDSKSSRQSRGFRELVEMGILIVEPLTYIRGRSIHNQYLIIDEAQNLTPHEIKTIITRVGEGTKIVVTGDPYQIDNPYIDSSSNGLSYVVEKFKKQDVAAHVTLTRGERSRLSELAANLL